A part of Perognathus longimembris pacificus isolate PPM17 chromosome 18, ASM2315922v1, whole genome shotgun sequence genomic DNA contains:
- the LOC125367036 gene encoding LOW QUALITY PROTEIN: germinal-center associated nuclear protein-like (The sequence of the model RefSeq protein was modified relative to this genomic sequence to represent the inferred CDS: inserted 1 base in 1 codon), whose amino-acid sequence MNPGNPSGGQQPGAFAASPRSTGGTLQAKLPFGFRQPLSLGQSSTLSGKNPVLSQVPSFGAPSGISCASKEPAFGPTQTSSAGLFSGVEHTAFGATSGPSSSPVSGNPGFKLPSSTSSGVFPSTSTLGPEAGETVSSGSRKTKFSFKIPEDSVFRPVLGAESEPEDTQSQVPSGFFSLPRLLGSGPGSPMPPLSSPQVTSNSATDSNFIFSNPANTNSSSAFAPALLNQTVEEKKRGPGPVFGGASSSFSFVISSGSLGEPFPASKTSAKQGCEEAVSPVEPLPNLVKGLKRKKSQDRRSPGRHGQEVVGDSDPLSRGDHPPGKRPARLNRPPGGALFGRKTKEVFESNKAAGHLLHKESKGQSSFLPSGESEASPGSQSVLNPSGLPGVNREQETERRERKASVRGTPXRQNKRRQSTDSLGGFSPLETKAIECKNIPDHLNDRAFLDNYFRKVAKVQRIDTWPSRKLAVVHFFDHPSAALARKKGKRLHKEVSIFWHKKIMSPNKKRISPKEKKPGDGAAGQGLRDASFPQSPLDKRLGRVAPGSPLKASSPVKKPRLLEAHGGEGHPFDAGSEGSGGLGLCMSPLSGLIGTMAETSEAKYRVLAERDRILRRAGEERKDLGPAGTVVGTCPDMCPEKERYQREARGQLSVFEVIPGTRRVDHAAAVKEYSRSSAGQEEPLAHELRPPAVLSHTMDYLVTQILDRKDSSLRDWYDFVWNRTRGLRKDIMQQQLCDPAALSVLERCARFHIHCAHFLCEEPPSTFDAALNAENLSQCLRSLREMYGELGRRGVPCPGEAEFQAYHVLLHLDRGDVLGEVQRLRPELRESPEVNLAMQAAMALSSHNFVRFFKLARAAPYLSACLLHRHFDLVRRRALAALNVAYTASVRRPARFPLDDVARMLLFADTREAADFLCTHGLTVSEGHVELTRARSQVPEPEGRLQAQKSVFVTRKLTVSVGEVVNGAPLSPAPCLTPANSFGSHHEYLGASLAEELPSGAQRPRTEGAGGAGDAARAAGPRAALPGLSPPPPAGPVLSLAPFPRAPIPAAAPSFPQQSIQLQPRLPRAVPANSEEAQPGLPPPPPARPVLSLAPLPRAPIPAAAPNLPQPSIQLQPRPPRAASADSEAALAAVAEELLSEAVRGGCEAVGTAGAAFAAAALAVSDAALDDLLAELTGLEVAECAREACAEEAARSQEAESEGRMARCTEDICGCLLGTVLAEEIAQTAGEALREGRRSRRFLQRWRAATVAAQRSRRGPTAPSPPQLLGRAAWAPLDLPRLLAQHVPGAHARVFWKLVLVLPRGEEHTPGSPSGILAEWLKVKFLGEGGGAGETQTRAIVLRSGRTAGRAVSVHVCVQVDPDAPRVGTLHALEAPNALLGTSGLVLLLPPNVKSEDGQGEDGLGLPARLQQLLRAKPCHPALPLVVLVPSSRRHGPGKEVEDGLMLQDLVSAKLVSEYMVVEIPDSIHDARATEQVTHVAQWLVSRCPHAPDLCCQTLTQYVEDGVSLAFSGRFFQDRKERRLAGLASQEPGAIVELFNSVLQFLASVASSEKLGQLSWPVPEFAEAGGRPWLPHLHWNAPEHLAWLKQAVLGFQLPQLALPPPGAPWLPMCSMVLQYASQIPSSRQTWPVLHSQVESLLRQTYLRWKSKSFSRSRQAGPSVAEVPWDDVLALCIDHKLRDWTPPLLPLTSQALSQDGQVCVYFFKNELKKFDVPLSWKQARAQTWKELQLTRPRVGIKSFCPSATHVPTPLLQLHQQGKRRTECGPKGRPGAEDLMLGAPAEELLIQRLSGSLLLEKEENKRFEEQLQQWLSQDLGSWTDSTSLPLYLPQTLVSLPGTIESMAQASTVTRPRTARTREQLRPPEPLGTSLTERLKHLEKLIQSSRKEEVASELHLSALLDMVDI is encoded by the exons ATGAATCCAGGGAACCCTTCTGGTGGGCAGCAGCCTGGTGCTTTTGCAGCATCTCCTCGTAGTACCGGAGGTACACTTCAGGCTAAGCTACCATTTGGATTTCGTCAGCCCTTGAGTTTGGGGCAAAGTAGTACATTATCTGGGAAGAACCCGGTCTTGTCACAGGTCCCCAGCTTTGGAGCACCTTCTGGAATAAGTTGTGCCTCTAAAGAACCAGCATTTGGCCCCACCCAAACCTCAAGTGCTGGACTGTTTTCTGGAGTTGAACACACTGCTTTTGGAGCTACATCCGGGCCTTCAAGTTCACCTGTGTCTGGAAACCCAGGATTTAAACTCCCATCATCCACCAGCAGTGGGGTTTTCCCAAGCACTTCTACTTTGGGACCAGAAGCTGGAGAAACAGTGAGCTCTGGCTCCAGGAAGACCAAATTCAGCTTTAAAATTCCAGAGGACTCAGTGTTCAGACCTGTCCTGGGGGCAGAGTCTGAGCCAGAAGATACACAGAGCCAGgttccttctggatttttctctcttccccgtCTACTGGGTAGTGGACCTGGCAGCCCGATGCCCCCTTTGTCTTCTCCTCAGGTGACAAGTAATTCAGCTACGGATTcaaattttatcttttcaaacCCAGCTAATACAAATAGCTCATCTGCTTTTGCTCCTGCTTTGTTAAACCAAACTgtagaggagaagaagagaggtcCTGGGCCAGTGTTTGGAGGTGCCAGTAGTAGCTTCAGCTTCGTCATATCTTCCGGGTCTTTAGGAGAACCCTTCCCTGCTAGCAAAACAAGTGCCAAGCAAGGGTGTGAGGAAGCAGTTTCCCCAGTGGAGCCCCTTCCCAACCTCGTGAAGggactgaaaaggaaaaagagccagGACCGCCGCTCACCAGGGCGGCATGGCCAGGAGGTGGTGGGAGACTCTGACCCTCTGTCCAGGGGTGACCATCCTCCAGGTAAACGCCCTGCCCGCTTGAATCGGCCCCCGGGAGGCGCTTTGTTCGGCCGGAAGACAAAGGAGGTCTTTGAAAGCAATAAAGCAGCAGGCCATCTGCTCCACAAGGAGTCTAAAGGGCAAAGTTCATTTCTGCCATCTGGGGAAAGTGAAGCATCTCCAGGGAGTCAGTCTGTCCTGAACCCTTCGGGGCTTCCAGGTGTGAATAGAGAGCAAGAAactgaaaggagagagagaaaagcttctGTGAGGGGAACTC TACGCCAGAATAAAAGACGCCAGAGCACAGACAGTCTTGGAGGTTTTTCTCCCTTAGAGACCAAGGCCATTGAGTGCAAGAACATCCCCGATCATCTCAACGACAGGGCCTTTCTGGATAACTACTTCAGGAAAGTGGCTAAAGTGCAGCGCATTGACACCTGGCCCAGCAGGAAGCTTGCAGTGGTGCACTTTTTTGATCACCCATCTGCAGCTCTGGCTCGAAAGAAAGGGAAACGTTTGCACAAGGAGGTATCTATTTTTTGGCACAAGAAGATAATGAGTCCCAACAAGAAACGCATTTCCCCGAAGGAGAAGAAACCTGGTGATGGGGCAGCTGGCCAGGGCCTGAGGGACGCATCCTTCCCGCAGTCTCCACTGGACAAGCGCCTGGGGAGGGTCGCCCCCGGCAGCCCCCTGAAGGCGAGCTCCCCCGTGAAGAAGCCACGGCTCCTGGAGGCCCATGGAGGTGAGGGGCACCCCTTCGACGCTGGGTCTGAGGGctctgggggcctggggctgTGTATGTCCCCTCTCAGTGGGCTGATAGGCACCATGGCCGAGACCTCGGAGGCCAAGTACCGCGTGCTCGCCGAGAGAGACAGAATCCTGCGGCgagctggggaggagaggaaggatctGGGCCCTGCAGGGACGGTGGTGGGGACCTGCCCGGACATGTGTCCCGAGAAGGAGCGGTACCAGAGGGAGGCCCGGGGGCAGCTGAGTGTGTTCGAGGTGATCCCAGGGACACGGCGGGTGGACCACGCGGCGGCGGTGAAGGAgtacagccgctcctccgccggccAGGAGGAGCCCCTGGCGCACGAGCTCCGTCCCCCGGCCGTGCTCAGCCACACCATGGACTACCTGGTGACCCAGATCCTGGACCGGAAGGACAGCAGCCTGCGGGACTGGTACGACTTCGTGTGGAACCGCACGCGAGGCCTGCGGAAGGACATTATGCAGCAGCAGCTGTGTGACCCCGCAGCGCTGTCCGTGCTGGAGCGCTGCGCCCGATTCCACATCCACTGCGCGCACTTCCTGTGCGAGGAGCCCCCGTCCACCTTCGACGCCGCCCTCAATGCGGAGAACCTGAGCCAGTGCCTGCGGAGCCTGCGGGAGATGTACGGGGAGCTGGGGCGCCGAGGGGTGCCCTGCCCCGGCGAGGCCGAGTTCCAGGCCTACCACGTGTTGCTGCACCTGGACCGCGGTGACGTCCTCGGTGAGGTGCAGCGGCTTCGCCCCGAGCTCCGCGAGTCCCCCGAGGTGAACCTGGCCATGCAGGCTGCAATGGCGCTGAGCAGCCACAACTTCGTGCGGTTCTTCAAGCTGGCACGGGCAGCTCCGTACCTGAGCGCCTGCCTGCTGCACCGCCACTTTGACCTGGTGCGCAGGCGCGCGCTTGCGGCTCTCAACGTGGCCTACACGGCTAGCGTCCGGCGGCCCGCGCGCTTCCCCCTGGACGATGTGGCACGCATGCTGCTCTTCGCAGACACCCGGGAGGCCGCCGATTTCCTCTGCACCCACGGGCTCACGGTGTCCGAGGGCCACGTGGAGCTGACTCGAGCCCGATCCCAGGTCCCGGAGCCTGAGGGGCGGCTCCAGGCCCAGAAGTCGGTCTTCGTCACGCGGAAGCTGACAGTGTCAGTGGGGGAGGTCGTGAATGGGGCGCCGCTGTCCCCCGCCCCATGCCTCACCCCCGCGAACAGCTTTGGCTCCCACCATGAGTACCTCGGGGCGAGTCTGGCAGAGGAGCTGCCCAGCGGTGCTCAGAGGCCCCGCACCGAGGGCGCGGGGGGTGCAGGAGACGCCGCCAGGGCAGCTGGGCCGAGGGCGGCCCTTCCTGGGCTCTCCCCGCCACCTCCCGCGGGCCCCGTCCTCTCCCTTGCCCCTTTTCCCCGCGCCCCAATCCCGGCTGCGGCCCCCAGCTTCCCGCAGCAGTCCATCCAGCTGCAGCCCCGGTTGCCCCGGGCTGTACCCGCCAACTCAGAGGAGGCTCAGCCCGGGCTCCCCCCGCCGCCTCCCGCGCGCCCCGTCCTCTCCCTCGCCCCTCTTCCCCGCGCCCCCATCCCGGCCGCGGCCCCCAACCTCCCGCAGCCATCCATCCAGCTgcagccccggccgccccgggctGCGTCCGCCGACTCAGAGGCGGCCCTGGCGGCCGTGGCAGAGGAGCTCCTCAGCGAGGCGGTGCGGGGCGGCTGCGAGGCCGTGGGCACCGCAGGGGCGGCCTTCGCGGCCGCGGCGCTGGCCGTGTCCGACGCCGCCCTGGATGATCTGCTCGCAGAGCTGACGGGGCTCGAGGTGGCCGAGTGCGCGAGGGAAGCCTGCGCCGAGGAGGCCGCGCGGTCCCAGGAGGCGGAGAGTGAAGGACGCATGGCGCGCTGCACGGAAGACATCTGTGGCTGCCTTCTTGGCACTGTCCTGGCTGAGGAGATCGCGCAGACGGCGGGGGAGGCGCTGCGGGAAGGCCGCCGCTCCCGCAGGTTCCTGCAGCGGTGGAGGGCGGCCACCGTGGCCGCGCAGAGGTCACGCAGGGGCCCCACAGCGCCCTCGCCCCCGCAGCTGCTCGGCAGGGCGGCCTGGGCGCCTCTGGACCTGCCGCGGCTCCTGGCCCAGCATGTCCCTGGGGCCCACGCGCGAGTGTTCTGGAAGCTGGTGCTGGTTCTGCCTCGTGGAGAAGAGCACACTCCGGGAAGCCCCAGCGGAATCCTCGCCGAGTGGCTGAAGGTCAAGTTCCTGGGTGAGGGCGGTGGGGCTGGCGAGACGCAGACCCGGGCCATCGTCCTGCGGTCTGGCCGCACAGCGGGGCGGGCGGTGTCTGTGCACGTGTGTGTCCAGGTGGACCCGGACGCCCCAAGGGTCGGCACCCTGCATGCCCTGGAGGCCCCAAATGCCCTCCTGGGCACCAGCGGGCTAGTGCTGCTGCTGCCCCCCAACGTGAAGAGTGAAGATGGCCAGGGAGAAGACGGGCTCGGGCTGCCGGCCCGGCTGCAACAGCTCCTGCGGGCGAAGCCCTGCCACCCCGCACTCCCACTGGTGGTTCTGGTTCCCAGTTCCAGACGACATGGACCGGGGAAGGAGGTGGAAGATGGCTTGATGCTGCAGGATCTGGTGTCAGCTAAGCTGGTGTCCGAGTATATGGTGGTTGAGATCCCCGATTCCATCCATGATGCACGTGCCACGGAGCAGGTGACCCATGTGGCCCAGTGGCTGGTCTCACGCTGCCCTCACGCCCCGGACCTTTGCTGCCAGACTCTCACTCAGTATGTTGAGGATGGCGTCAGCCTGGCATTCAGTGGCCGATTTTTCCAGGATCGAAAGGAGCGGCGCCTGGCTGGCCTGGCGTCCCAGGAGCCGGGAGCCATCGTGGAGCTCTTCAACAGCGTTCTGCAATTCCTGGCCTCTGTGGCATCCTCAGAGAAGCTTGGTCAGCTCTCCTGGCCTGTCCCTGAGTTCGCCGAGGCGGGAGGCCGGCCGTGGCTTCCTCACCTGCACTGGAACGCCCCGGAGCACCTGGCCTGGCTAAAGCAGGCTGTCCTTGGGTTCCAGCTGCCTCAGTTGGCCCTTCCACCCCCAGGAGCTCCCTGGCTCCCCATGTGCTCCATGGTGCTCCAGTACGCCTCCCAGATCCCCAGCTCCCGGCAGACGTGGCCAGTGCTCCATTCCCAGGTGGAAAGCCTGCTCCGCCAGACCTACCTCCGCTGGAAGAGCAAGAGCTTCTCCCGGAGCCGGCAGGCAGGGCCCTCGGTGGCCGAGGTTCCCTGGGACGACGTCCTCGCCCTGTGCATCGACCACAAGCTGAGGGACTGGACACCCCCTCTGCTCCCTCTCACGTCACAGGCGCTCAGCCAAGATGGGCAGGTCTgtgtctatttctttaaaaatgagttgAAAAAATTTGATGTTCCTTTGTCATGGAAACAAGCCAGAGCACAGACATGGAAGGAGCTACAGCTGACTCGGCCACGTGTTGGGATAAAGTCCTTCTGTCCTTCGGCAACCCATGTTCCTACTCCATTGCTTCAACTGCACCAAcaagggaagaggaggacagaGTGTGGCCCGAAGGGGAGGCCCGGTGCAGAGGACCTGATGCTCGGAGCCCCTGCTGAGGAGCTCCTCATCCAGCGTCTGTCCGGGAGCCTGCTgctggagaaggaggagaacAAGAGGTTTGAAGAACAACTTCAGCAGTGGTTGTCTCAAGACTTGGGTTCATGGACCgattccacttcccttcccctctaCCTTCCCCAGACACTAGTATCTCTTCCTGGTACTATTGAGTCCATGGCGCAAGCATCTACCGTAACTCGTCCACGGACTGCAAGGACCAGGGAGCAGCTGCGGCCTCCAGAGCCACTGGGCACCTCTCTGACTGAACGGCTGAAGCACCTGGAAAAGCTGATCCAGAGCTCACGCAAAGAGGAAGTCGCCTCTGAGCTCCATCTTTCTGCACTGCTGGACATGGTAGACATCTGA